The Polyangium aurulentum genomic interval TGCCCTACCGCATGCGACGCGCATGAACAGCGATCTTTCGCCGTACCTCGGGCTCGCGCTCTTCGGGTGGTCGTTCGCCGTCGCGTCGACCTCGCTCGAAGCGATGCGTCGCGCCCTCGTCCGTGCCCGCCCGCAGCCCGCAGACGCCGCGTTTGTCGTGGCCGCGACGCGCCCGAGGGTGCTGCTCCTGCGGCCCTGCGCGGGGGACGAACCGTCGCTCGAGCACACGCTCGGGTCGGTGGCCGAGGCGCGGGCGTCGTTCGAGGTGCGCAGCCTCTTCGCCCTCGCCGACGCCGCGGACGCCGCGTTGCCAGCCGCGCGCCGGGGGGCGGAGGCGCTCGCGGCGGCGGGGATCGAGGCCCAGGTGGTCTTCACGGGCGCGAGCGGCCCCAACCGCAAAGCCGCGCAGCTCGCGGCCGCCGAGCGTGAGGCGGGCGAGGCGGACATCGTCATCGTGGCCGACAGCGACGTGGATCTCGCGGGCGTCGATCTCGACGCGCTGGTCGCCCCGCTCGTTGGCTCGTCGCCGGCGTGGGTGGCGTGGGCCCCGCCGGCCGAGCACGCCCCTCCGCGAACGCTCGGCGATCGCGCCTCGGCCGCGGTTCTCGGCGGCTCGCTCCACGCGTTTCCGCTGCTCGCGGGCCTCGATCCCAACGGGCTCGTGGGCAAGCTCTTCGCGATCCGCAAGGACGCGCTCGCTGCGATTGGGGGCTTCGGCTCGCTCGTCGATTACCTCGGCGAGGACATGGAGATCGCGCGGCGCGTGCGGGCGCGTGGCGGGGCCATGGTGGCGGCGCCGATCGTGGCCCGCTCGCTCGCCTCCGGCCGCTCCTGGGACGCCGTGATCGCGCGCTTCGCCCGCTGGCTCACGGTGATCCGCGCGCAGCGGCCCGCGCTGCTCGCGAGCTATCCGGCCCTGTTCTTCGCGACCGGGCCCATCGCGTCGCTCGCGCTTTTGCTTTCGCCCTTCGCGCACGGCCTCGCGCTCGCCGCCGCGCTGCTCGCGATCGTATCGCGCCTCGGGATCGCCCTTTTCGCCGCGCGCGCGGCAGGACGCCCGGTGCGCCCCCTCGATGCCCTCGGCGAGGCCGTTCTCGCCGACGTCGTGCTCGCCTGCGCCTTCGTCCGTGCGCTGCGCTCGCGCACGATCACCTGGCGCGATCGCGTGCTCGTCGTGGACCGCGCCGGCCTTTTGCGCCAGCCTGCCGCGGTGAAATCATGAGCACGGCCCTCGTGTGGATCCCTGTCGCGCTCGTCGTGGCCGTGGCCATGGAGCTGTGGGCGATGCTCCTGCACGGCAGCATCTGGCATTCGATCCTCTGGAAAATCCACCGCTCGCACCACCGCAAGCGCCGGGGGTCTCTCGAGGCAAACGACGCGCTCAGCGTGCTGCATGCCCCCATCGCGATCGCGCTCATCCTCTACGGCTGCGCGGCGGAGCCCTCGGTCGTGCGCGAGGTCGCCTTCGGCATCGGTATCGGAATGACCCTCTTCGGCGTCGCCTACGTCGTCGTGCACGACGGCCTGGTGCACGGGCGCCTGCCCGTCGAGGCGCTCGCCCGCATCCGGTACTTCGCCCGCGTCCGCGACGCGCACCGCGTCCACCATTCCAAGGGAGCCCGGGGACCCTACGGCCTTTTTCTCGGCCCATGGGAGCTCGCCCGCGAGACCAGCAAATTCGGTAGACCAACGAATCCAGCGCGCTCCGTTACGGAATCTGCGGATGCGCCGTCAACGCGCTGACGTCGTCCTGTGACCGCGCAAGCGGTTTGTTGACGGCCTTCCGCGGCGGGCGTGTTAGGGTCGCCGGTCCAATGCCGAGGGGGCGTGCGGGCGGCGCGAGCATATCGCGGCGGCGCTACCCCGCGCGCAATGACGGCAATCGCAGGAGCCATGTCCGCGCGCGCAGCGACCACGCTTCGATACGATCGTTTCTTCGAGACCTCCGGCGAGCTGCTCGCCGTCCTGGCGCTCGACGGGGCGTTCCTCCAGGCCAATAGCGCCTTCGTCGACGTGCTCGGCTACCCCGTCGAGTCGCTCGTGGGCCAGCTCATCACCGAGATCTTGCCGCCCGAGGACGCCGAGGCCGTGCGAGGCGCGCTCGCCGCGATCGAGGCTGGGGGTGCGACGCGCCTCGAAGCGAGCATCCTGCACCGCGACCACAGCGCGCGGCGGCTCGCAATCGTCCTGCGCCACGTGCCCGAGGACGGCGCGGTCTACCTCATCGGGCGCGACATCACGCCCATGCCGGCGCGCGACGCGGCCATTGAGCGCGCCACGAACCTCCTGAAGAAGACCCAGGCCATGGCGAAGGTCGGCGGCTGGGAGCTCGACCTGCGCACCAATCAGCTCTTCTGGAGCGACGAGACCTACCGCATTCACGAGGTCCCGCCGGGCTTCGAGCCGATCCTGGAGACCGCAATCAACTTCTACGCGCCCGAAGCCGTCCCGGTGATCACCGAGGTCGTGGGCGCATGCGCGACGCGCGGCGAGCCCTACGACGTCGAGCTGCAGCTCATCACCTACAAAAAGCGCCGCATCTGGGTGCGCGCCGCGGGCCACGCCGTCTGGGAAGACGGCAAGGTCGTCCGCCTCTACGGCGCGTTCCAGGACATCGACGACGTCAAGCGCCGCGCGCTCGATCTCGAGGAGAAGCTCCTGATCATCGAGCAGCAGCGCACCGACATGCACTCGATGTCGGTGCCGATCATCCAGGTCTGGGACGGCGTGCTCGCCCTGCCGGTCGTGGGCAAGCTCGATCAGATGCGCGCCGCGGACATGACCGAGCGGGTGCTCGACGCGGTCGTGACCATGAGCGCGCACGAGGTGATCCTGGATCTGACGGGCGTCGACTCGGTGGACGAGGCGACGGCAGACCACCTCGTGCGCATCATGCGCGCGACGAGGCTGCTCGGCGCGCAGAGCGTGGTCACGGGCATCCGCCCGGCGGTGGCGCAGACGCTGGTCGAGCTCGGCGCGGACATGAGCGGGACGGTGACGCGCAGCAACCTGCGCGAGGCGATCAAGGCGGCGATGCGCGCCGGCCGTCGGTGAGCCCGGGGCGCGGGCCCTCGCCTTCGCGCAGCACCCACGGCCTCGCCATCGCGGCCAGCATCCGCTCGAGCACCGCGCCCACCCGCGACGGGGGCGTCCGGTAAACGCAGGCGAACCCCTGGTCGTCCTCGCCGCGCACCGCGCGCTCGATTCGCTCGAGCTCGTCCGTCACGGCCGCCTCCTGCGCCTCGCGCCCGCGCGTCGTGTCGCGCTCGGCCGGCATCGGCTCGCCGAACGACAGCCACAAGGTGGGCCGCTCCGTCCCGCCGAACTCGTAGCGCAGCCCCGCGGGCAGCGTCCGCGCCTTGCGAGCCACGCGCGCGATCTCGGCCGATCCGGGCCGGAAACCGAGGGGGCGCGCCGTGATCGGGCGCTCCTTGCCCTGCGGGTAAACCCACACGAGCCGGCCCGGTCGATCGAGCAGCCGCGCCGCGTAGCGCATGGCCGAGGCGCCGTCCTCGGGGCGATCGAGGTCCACGCCGAACCCGCCGACGAGCGCGAAGAAGGGCAAGCGCCGGAGGTTTTTCGCGTCCATCAGCGCGTAACCGTCGGTGCTCAAAAGATGTGTGGACACGTGCATGGCGACGAGCGGGTCCCACCACGAGGTGTGGTTCGACACGACGAGCAGCGGCGCCTCCCCCGCGAGCGCGCGTGCCCGATCGAGCCCGCGGATGCGCACCTCGCCGAACGTGCCGTGGATCCGCGAGCGCGCGTGCCCCGAGAACCACGCGTTGAACCACCTCGTCTTGCGGGCGGGGATCATCGCGGCACCTCGATCTCGCGGTAGATCTCGCGCACCAGCCCGAGCCCCCAGCGGCCGAGCGCGCCGAGCCGAAGGCTGCCGAGCACGTCGCGGTAGACGCGAGGCCTGCGCGCCGCGGTCGTGCGCAAGAAGCGGATGAAGTCGCGCGGGGACATCTCGTCGCGCAGGAGCGCTCCATACGCCTCGTCGCCCATCTCGTGCAGCGTCGAGAACGCGGTGTCGAGCAGCGCATTCAGCTCGTTCGCGCGCGCGGGCGATCGCGAGGGCGTGCACATCAGGCGCGCGAGCGCCCCCGTCCCCGCGTGGATGGGCGCGTCCGCGAGCGCCTTTTCATGCGCCGAGCCCGTCTCCACCGCGCGCGCGATCACGTCTGCCAGAAGAGCGAACGAGCGAAGGGCGCTGCCGAAGCCGCAGAAGGTGAGCGGCGAGTGTCGCGCGGCCGCGTCGCCCACGAGCACCACCCGACGGCCCGGCGGCGCGGGCGCGGGCACGAGCCGGCTCCAGCCGGGGATGAAGCCGAACGTCGGGCGCACGAGGCGAAACGCGCCGCGCTTGTACAGCGGCATGCGCTCGAAGAACCGCGCGTAGAGCGACAGCAGCGAGGCCCCCGGCGCATCGGCGAGCGCGTAGTAGAAGAGGTACACCGTCACCTCGCCGCGCCGCCCCGGGAACGCCTCCCAGATGTGCTGGCGCCCGTCCTCGATGCCCTCGGTCGTCGCCAGGATCTCGCCCACGTCGGGCTGGATGCGCGCCTCGTCCTCGCCCTCCTCGAGCCCTTCGAGCACCCCACCCACGGTCGGACAGACGAGGTCTGCCGTGGCAAACGGGCTCGAAGCGCCGCGCGCATCGACGAGGATCTTCGCGGTGAGCGTCCTCGTCGGCGAGCCCGCTCCCGCGCCCACGGCGAGCGCGACCGCGTCCCGACCCTCGGCGTGGGCCGTGACGGCCTGGCCGTCGAGCAGCGTCACCCCGCGCGCCTCGCAGCGCGCGCGCACGGCGGCGAGGAGCTCCCCCGCGTCGACCGCGTGATCGAGCACGTTGGTAACCGCGTAGCTGCCGCCGCCGTGCCAGCGACACACGCCGCGCGCGTAGCGGGCCACGACGAGCGATCGGACCTCGTCCTCGGTGAGCAGGCCGCTCGCGGAGAGCGCCGAGAGCTCCTTCGCCGAGCAGTTCCACTCGCGGTGCGCGCTGCCGATGCGCGCGCGATCGAGCACCGCGACCTTCAGGCCGCGGGCCGCGAGCAGGGGCGCGATGAGCAGCCACAGGCCGCCCCCGGCGATGGCGACGTCGTAGTCCGCGACCGCGCCGCGATCGGGCGCGGAGACGGGAGGCGCGCGTGTCGCCGTCGCGCGCGCGGCCCGGGCCCTGTCGAGGTGCTCGAGCCGCTCGCACAGCGCCTCGCCGCCGGATTCGCGCACGCGGCGCGCGGCCTCCTCGGGTGAGATCAAGGGCTGGCTCCGGTCTCCCGGGCTCGGCGCGTGCTCGCGGCGTCCACGAGGAAGCGGACCTCCTCGAGCGGCGGTGGGCTCGATGCTCCCTTGCTGCGCGGGGCTGGCAGCGCGGGCGCGGGCGGCGTGGGCGAGACGAGCGCGCGCACGAGGAGCCAGAGCTTGCGCCGCAGCGGCACCACCGCCCGCCGGCTCACCGAGTCGAACCCGGCCCGCTCGACCACGCGCCCGATGTCCGCGTAGATGAGGCTCG includes:
- a CDS encoding glycosyltransferase family 2 protein, giving the protein MNSDLSPYLGLALFGWSFAVASTSLEAMRRALVRARPQPADAAFVVAATRPRVLLLRPCAGDEPSLEHTLGSVAEARASFEVRSLFALADAADAALPAARRGAEALAAAGIEAQVVFTGASGPNRKAAQLAAAEREAGEADIVIVADSDVDLAGVDLDALVAPLVGSSPAWVAWAPPAEHAPPRTLGDRASAAVLGGSLHAFPLLAGLDPNGLVGKLFAIRKDALAAIGGFGSLVDYLGEDMEIARRVRARGGAMVAAPIVARSLASGRSWDAVIARFARWLTVIRAQRPALLASYPALFFATGPIASLALLLSPFAHGLALAAALLAIVSRLGIALFAARAAGRPVRPLDALGEAVLADVVLACAFVRALRSRTITWRDRVLVVDRAGLLRQPAAVKS
- a CDS encoding sterol desaturase family protein yields the protein MSTALVWIPVALVVAVAMELWAMLLHGSIWHSILWKIHRSHHRKRRGSLEANDALSVLHAPIAIALILYGCAAEPSVVREVAFGIGIGMTLFGVAYVVVHDGLVHGRLPVEALARIRYFARVRDAHRVHHSKGARGPYGLFLGPWELARETSKFGRPTNPARSVTESADAPSTR
- a CDS encoding STAS domain-containing protein, yielding MSARAATTLRYDRFFETSGELLAVLALDGAFLQANSAFVDVLGYPVESLVGQLITEILPPEDAEAVRGALAAIEAGGATRLEASILHRDHSARRLAIVLRHVPEDGAVYLIGRDITPMPARDAAIERATNLLKKTQAMAKVGGWELDLRTNQLFWSDETYRIHEVPPGFEPILETAINFYAPEAVPVITEVVGACATRGEPYDVELQLITYKKRRIWVRAAGHAVWEDGKVVRLYGAFQDIDDVKRRALDLEEKLLIIEQQRTDMHSMSVPIIQVWDGVLALPVVGKLDQMRAADMTERVLDAVVTMSAHEVILDLTGVDSVDEATADHLVRIMRATRLLGAQSVVTGIRPAVAQTLVELGADMSGTVTRSNLREAIKAAMRAGRR
- a CDS encoding lysophospholipid acyltransferase family protein — encoded protein: MIPARKTRWFNAWFSGHARSRIHGTFGEVRIRGLDRARALAGEAPLLVVSNHTSWWDPLVAMHVSTHLLSTDGYALMDAKNLRRLPFFALVGGFGVDLDRPEDGASAMRYAARLLDRPGRLVWVYPQGKERPITARPLGFRPGSAEIARVARKARTLPAGLRYEFGGTERPTLWLSFGEPMPAERDTTRGREAQEAAVTDELERIERAVRGEDDQGFACVYRTPPSRVGAVLERMLAAMARPWVLREGEGPRPGLTDGRRASPP
- a CDS encoding FAD-dependent oxidoreductase, which encodes MISPEEAARRVRESGGEALCERLEHLDRARAARATATRAPPVSAPDRGAVADYDVAIAGGGLWLLIAPLLAARGLKVAVLDRARIGSAHREWNCSAKELSALSASGLLTEDEVRSLVVARYARGVCRWHGGGSYAVTNVLDHAVDAGELLAAVRARCEARGVTLLDGQAVTAHAEGRDAVALAVGAGAGSPTRTLTAKILVDARGASSPFATADLVCPTVGGVLEGLEEGEDEARIQPDVGEILATTEGIEDGRQHIWEAFPGRRGEVTVYLFYYALADAPGASLLSLYARFFERMPLYKRGAFRLVRPTFGFIPGWSRLVPAPAPPGRRVVLVGDAAARHSPLTFCGFGSALRSFALLADVIARAVETGSAHEKALADAPIHAGTGALARLMCTPSRSPARANELNALLDTAFSTLHEMGDEAYGALLRDEMSPRDFIRFLRTTAARRPRVYRDVLGSLRLGALGRWGLGLVREIYREIEVPR